The Patescibacteria group bacterium genomic interval TTATGATTATTTGGTTAAAAGCGACTGGAAACTGGAAGATTTAGTGAAGAAAGTCAGGGAAAAAATAAAATAATCATTAGTCATTCAATTGTATTTTTAAAAACAGGCGCTAACCGTCTGTTTTTATTGATTTTTTATTCAGCTTATTTTGTCGGGTTGATTTTTAATTTGTAAACAAGACTGGATTTGGTTATGATATAGGCAATAAGATTATGGATTTATTTGATTTAAAATCGGCTGATTTTAAGGCTAAGGAAGGGCCCTTGGCCGACCGTTTACGTCCCAGAAATCTGGGTGAATTTTTTGGCCAGGAACAGATTGTGGGCGAAGGGAAGTTATTACGGCGACTGATAGAGAGTGACCAGGTACCGTCGATGATTTTTTGGGGTCCGCCAGGTACGGGCAAGACCACCTTGGCGCGGATTATCGCCGGACTGACTGGTGCGTTGTTCGTATCTTTTTCGGCTGTAAGCTGTGGGGTTAACGAGCTAAAAAAAATTATTCTTGGAGCTAAAGACGACTTGAAATTCAAAAACCGCCGGACTATCTTGTTTATTGATGAAATCCATCGTTGGAATAAATCCCAACAAGACGCTCTTTTACCGCACGTGGAAGATGGTACCGTGGTTTTGATTGGCGCCACCACCGAAAATCCCAGTTTTGAAGTCAATTCGGCGCTATTGTCCCGTTCCCGGGTTTTTATCTTGGAACAGCTGACCGAGGAGGACATTGCCGGTATTATTAAAATTGCTTTATTGGATAAAGAGCGGGGATTAGGTAGGTTGAAGGTTAAGATTGACGAAGAAACGATAAGATATTTGGCGTTACTTTCAAACGGCGATGCTCGTACGGCTTTGAATGTTTTAGAAATCTCCGCAAAAGCGACTAAACCCCAGAAATCTGGTATAATTAAATTGTCTAAGGTGTTAATTAAGGATTCTTTACAGCGTAACGCCCACTTATACGATAAATCCGGCGAACAGCACTATAATATTATTTCCGCCTTGCATAAATCTTTACGCGGTTCGGACGCTGACGCCGCTTTGTATTGGCTGGGACGAATGCTTTCCGGTGGCGAGGATCCTTTATATATTGCCCGCCGTTTGGTGCGTTTTGCTTCCGAAGATGTGGGCTTGGCTAATTCTCGCGCCTTGGAACAGGCTGTGGCCGGTTATCAGGCTTGTCATTTCATCGGACTGCCTGAATGTAACGTGATTCTGGCACAAATCGTAGTGTATTTGGCCAAGTGTCGAAAGTCCAATGAATTATATTCGGCTTTCGGCCAGGTAATGAAAGATGTTAAGGAAACAACAGATGAGCCGGTGCCGATTCATCTGCGCAATGCCCCGACTAAGTTAATGAAGAATTTGGGTTATGGCAAGGATTATAAATATTCTCCGGACTTTGATTACCAAGAAGATCAGGAGTATTTGCCGGAAAAGTTAAAAGGAAAGAAATATTTGAAATAATTATTAATATGATCAGACAAAAATCAGTTGGTTTTATTATTTTTCGTCGCCATCCCGAAGAGGGTTTACAGTATTTAGTTTTGTATCATCGCGGCAGTTATTGGAATTTTCCTAAGGGTAAGATGGAAGAGAGGGAGAGTGAATTGGAAACCGGTTTACGCGAGTTATATGAGGAGGCCGGCCTAAAAGATCTTAAAGTAATCGACGGTTTTAGGGAACAGACGGAATTCATGTTTCGAGAAACGCATCATGGCGGTAATGATTTGATAAAGAAGGATTTCGTGATTTATCTGGCTGAAGTGCCGCCCGGCACCGAACCTAAGATTTCCCACGAGCATAACGGCTATGGCTGGTTTGATTTGACGACCGCTCAGAAATTTCTGCGTTTCAAACAGCCTAAGGAAATTTTGGCGGAGGCCGACAATCTGATCAAAACATTAAAAAATTAAAATATGGAAGAAAAGATTGGCAAAATTACGCATTACTTCGGCAAGATCGGAGTTGGTGTGATTGAACTGACTGACGGCCAATTAGCCGTCGGTGACACCATCAAGGTCAGGGGTGGAGATAGGGAATTTGAGCAAGTTGTCAATTCCTTACAGATTGATCGTGCTGAAGTGCCCTTGGCTAATGTAGGTCAAGTTGTCGGCTTCAAAACTGATCAACCAGTGAAAGAAGATGACGAGGTTTTTAAATCAACCTAAGATCGTGTCTAAGAAAAAATTATTATTTCATGTCTGCTGTGCTCCTTGCAGCGGCCTTTTGTCGCAAGAGCTGATCAAAGAATACGATCTGGCTGTTTATTTTGATAATCCCAATATTTGGCCCAAGGAGGAATTTGACAAACGCTCCGAAGAGGCTGGAAGATATTTTGTCAATCAGGGTATAAAGTTCGTTTTTGTTGATTGGGATCATGATAGCTGGTTAGGGGTGGCTAGAGATTTTGATCAAGAGCCGGAAAGGGGCAGGCGTTGCAAACTTTGTTACCATTTACGTTTGGAAAATGCCGCTAAATATGCGGCTAGCCATAAATTTGATTGTTTTGTTACCTCACTTAGTATTTCGCCGCATAAAGACGATAAAACCATCCGTAATTTGGGCCGGGCATTAGCTAAAAAGTACGGCCTAACATATTTAGATTTTGATTTTAAGGCCAGTCCAGGGTATGCTGCCGCTCTTCTGTTCGCCAAAGATCAGAGATTTTATCGTCAGAAATATTGCGGTTGCGAATATAGCCTGAAAAATGGTAAGATATAAACATATGACACCGCAAAAATGGCAGCAAATTAAAGGCATGATTCAGGATAATTTTCCCGATGTCCAAATAACCGCGGAAGAATTGCCTGAACCGGAAGTCGGTGAAAAGGAAACCCTTTGCTTTACTGGTCCTTTAGGTAAAATGAAGATAGATTTTATTACTCGGCCGGTGATTTTGGACAAACAAACTCATGGTAGTCGGCGCATCGGCAGCCATCACGAGATAGAGTATACTTATTCGGAAACAGATTTCACTCATCTGGTTAAGGCATATAAATGGGATGAATCTCTGGTTGATTGGATAGAGATTAACCTTAAAGAAAATTTTTCTTTGTAGCAGAGATTGAGACATCGGCCAATAATCAAAATTAATAATTAACCCCTAATCATATGTTAAAATTCAATCCTTTCAGGCGCGATCATTTTTCTACCCCGGCCGGCCAGGGACTGGTGGCTGGTATTATGGAGGTGTGCTATATCGCTTTAGTGGCGATATTTATGGTCGGCACGCAGACATTTTTTTCTACGCCTCGGCCTTGGACAGCGGTTTTTGGCATCGTGGCCTTTCTCGCGTTGCTGGTTTTGTCAGTTGCTGTTTCCGGCGTAATTGTTTTTATCTGGCCGGTGCGTTATTTTTTGGATAAGCGTTATAAGGAATCTTTGACTGCGTTCATTTCCACAGCCGCTACGATGTTTGTAATTTTTGCGATTATTTTTATCGGCTTGGCTTTGTTTTCCGTCGTCTAATTAAAATCCAGTAGTATGACTAAAAATAGCTTAAAGTTGGAATTAAGTCAGCAAACAACGCTGACCATCCTTTTGGTTGGTCTGGCCGTCATATGCAGTCTGGCTTTTCTGGCTTATAAATTTTATGGGGTCGTCAATAATGTTGGCCTTCCAACAAACCAGATTAAGCAGGTAACGGCCAATCTAGACCAACCTAGTCAGCCGATTGACTTAGTCAAATTAAATACTGATTATGCTGGCAGTTTTGCCGCTATTACTGATGACTTTTTAAGTCAGGCAATTGTTAGTAATGATTTGTCGGTTTTGGCTCGCTCCGCTCAAGATAAGTTATTGGCGCTTAAGGTCCCGTCTGAAAACAAAGCCAAACACTTAGCTGTCATTCTAGCCTTGGGAGAAATCGGTGAATTATCCGGAAATAGCAATCAATCGGCGACCGCTAAGAAGTTAACGGAATTAAAAGGTATAATCAATCAAGAATAAGGATTATGATCTTGCTTCTCTTACGACTCTTCCCTTACTTGGCGGCCTTGGCTTTTTTTGCTCTTTGTCGGGCGGTTTTTTATTGGCCCGGGCATTGGTTGTGGTTTTTTATTGTCCTTTTAGCAGTTCCCAGTATTTATTTTTTTCTTATCAATATTAACAATAAGACCAAATCAGTCATTGTCGCTTATCTTTATAGTTTGATTTTTATTACTTCCGGTTTTGTCTTTTTACTGATTTTGGA includes:
- a CDS encoding NUDIX domain-containing protein; its protein translation is MIRQKSVGFIIFRRHPEEGLQYLVLYHRGSYWNFPKGKMEERESELETGLRELYEEAGLKDLKVIDGFREQTEFMFRETHHGGNDLIKKDFVIYLAEVPPGTEPKISHEHNGYGWFDLTTAQKFLRFKQPKEILAEADNLIKTLKN
- a CDS encoding epoxyqueuosine reductase QueH, with amino-acid sequence MTRFLNQPKIVSKKKLLFHVCCAPCSGLLSQELIKEYDLAVYFDNPNIWPKEEFDKRSEEAGRYFVNQGIKFVFVDWDHDSWLGVARDFDQEPERGRRCKLCYHLRLENAAKYAASHKFDCFVTSLSISPHKDDKTIRNLGRALAKKYGLTYLDFDFKASPGYAAALLFAKDQRFYRQKYCGCEYSLKNGKI
- a CDS encoding replication-associated recombination protein A, which encodes MDLFDLKSADFKAKEGPLADRLRPRNLGEFFGQEQIVGEGKLLRRLIESDQVPSMIFWGPPGTGKTTLARIIAGLTGALFVSFSAVSCGVNELKKIILGAKDDLKFKNRRTILFIDEIHRWNKSQQDALLPHVEDGTVVLIGATTENPSFEVNSALLSRSRVFILEQLTEEDIAGIIKIALLDKERGLGRLKVKIDEETIRYLALLSNGDARTALNVLEISAKATKPQKSGIIKLSKVLIKDSLQRNAHLYDKSGEQHYNIISALHKSLRGSDADAALYWLGRMLSGGEDPLYIARRLVRFASEDVGLANSRALEQAVAGYQACHFIGLPECNVILAQIVVYLAKCRKSNELYSAFGQVMKDVKETTDEPVPIHLRNAPTKLMKNLGYGKDYKYSPDFDYQEDQEYLPEKLKGKKYLK